One window of the Pyrus communis chromosome 17, drPyrComm1.1, whole genome shotgun sequence genome contains the following:
- the LOC137722629 gene encoding uncharacterized protein: MSSLITAEIKSKADELYHGDEICQQKSKQLLSEIFLPNGLLPLKDIEECGIIRETGFVWLKQKKSYTHKFEKIGKLVSYAPEVTAIVEKGKIKKLTGVKTKELLVWVQLSDIYVDDPPTGKITFKTPAGLFRTFPVSAFEVEESASGKDGKGKEVKEEAKGVVEV; this comes from the coding sequence ATGTCTTCTCTCATCACAGCAGAGATCAAGTCCAAAGCAGATGAGCTCTACCATGGAGATGAAATCTGCCAACAAAAATCAAAGCAGCTTCTCTCAGAAATCTTCCTCCCCAATGGCCTCTTGCCCCTCAAGGACATTGAGGAGTGTGGGATTATCAGAGAAACTGGCTTTGTGTGGCTCAAGCAGAAGAAGAGCTACACCCACAAGTTTGAGAAAATTGGGAAGTTGGTCAGTTATGCCCCTGAGGTCACAGCCATTGTTGAGAAGGGCAAGATCAAGAAACTGACAGGGGTGAAGACCAAGGAGCTTCTGGTGTGGGTGCAGCTCAGTGACATTTACGTTGATGACCCTCCAACTGGGAAGATCACCTTCAAGACCCCTGCTGGGTTGTTTAGGACTTTTCCTGTAAGTGCTTTTGAGGTTGAGGAAAGTGCTTCTGGGAAGGATGGGAAGGGGAAGGAGGTGAAGGAGGAGGCCAAGGGAGTTGTGGAGGTTTGA